The sequence ACATGTCGTGGGTCTGTTCGTCGGGTCCGCGCACTCGCAGGCTCCTTTCAGAGTTGGTGCGAGCATGGTAGTACGGCGGAATCGATCTGTCGATCCCCCGCGAGTCACTTTTTCAGCACCCTGCTAGGCAGTGGGGGTGGTTGGACCTTTGGAAGAACCAGGACGTGACCGTCGCATTGGTCAGGGCAGGACACGGCGACGCCCTGCCTCAAGTGGCACGGTTCAACCAAGCCCTTGAGGCTGGAGTGAGAACTATCGAAGACTTCAATGCTCGATTCGGCGTCAGCGATAAGGCTCGCGCCGTCGCTGAGCGCCTGCGTGAATTCGAGTCCGAACATCAAGTAGTGAAAAAGACTCAAGATGCGGTTGAGCGAGGCACTGAACGTGCTAAGGAAGCCTTGGAGCGACTCCGCAAGCAGTGACACCGTGTCAAAGATCCAGGCGCAGCCTAACCTTCAAATGGAGCCGACGCGCCGTTGAATTGCGACGGCGCGCGGCTCATTTGAATCGTTGGGCCGACAACGAATCGACATTCGGGCCGAAATCGAATCAACGGGGCATGCTCGCCGTACCGAGCGTTAGAATGAAACCATGAAGATCGAGGATCTCGAGGCCGAAGCACTCAAGCTCGACTCGAAGGGCCGGGCACGCCTTGCCAAGCGTCTGCTGAAGAGCCTCGACAACCTCACATCGGACGAGGTTGACGAGATCTGGGCCGAGGAAGCCGAGCGACGGGCCGACGCCCAGGATGCCGGAACGCTCTCGGCTCGCCCCGCTGCCGACGTGTTCCGGGACGCTCGCGCGCGGATCTAGATCGTGCGCGTCACGTTCAACGAGTTGGCCGAGCGCGAACTCAACGACGGGGCGCACTACTACGAGCACGAACAGCCGGGTCTCGGCAGCGCCTTCATCATAGATGTGCAGCGATGCACCGAGGCGATCCTCGCATACCCGCTCGCCGGTTCAATTGTCCGAGGGAGCATCCGGCGCCGGCTGTGTCAGCGCTTCCCGTACGGCCTCCTGTACACCGTTCGCCAGGACGAATTGCGCATTCTCGCCGTCATGCATCTCCGTCGGCGGCCCTTCTACTGGGTTGGCCGGACGTAAACAAGCGGCCCAACCAGCGGTTGCAGCCGACGGCGGCTGCTGCCATCATGGGCCGCCGCGGCTGAGCCGCGGTCGTTCGCCTGACCTGAGGTGCGCGAGGGATAGGAATGGCTTGTAGAGGCGTCTTCTTCGCAATCACTCGGGAGGAGGGCGATGCACTCCATGGGGCATCGGGAAACGACGAGGCTCTCATGACTCTAGTCGAGGACATCGAGGAGGCGTGGGACTCGGACAACTTGGCGGAGTGCGACAAGGCATGGGACGCAATGCATCGGGTTCTCACGGACGGACGACTCGAATACGGCAATGGACCTTACCCCTTGAACCATTGTGTCCTCGGGCCAAGGCAACTGCATCGGGGCGACAGCTACATCGCATCACTTGTTGCCCCCGAGGAGGTGCGGGAGGTGGCTACGGCGCTGCATACCCTCACTCGGGAATGGTTTGAGGCGCGCTATCGGACGGTGGTGCCGAAGGACTACGCGCCCGAATACGGCGAAGAAGACCTGGAGTACACCTGGGAGTCCTTTCAGGGTGTCCGGGAGCTATATGCGAAGGCTGCGAGCGAGGGGAAGGCCATCTTGTTCACCGTTGACCAGTAGGTGCGACGGGCAGGCGAACAACCGGATGCACCTGACGAGCGCGCCCTGGCAACACGTGCGGCGCGCTCGCAGGTGATCCGGGGTGTTATGCCGGTAAACTTGATCAAACGGATCACAGAGCGTCGGGGGGCGGCGGTCGACTGGAGGGCCGAGGCCGCACGGCAACGGAATCGACCGGGCGCCGGCTTGACCAAATGAAGCCGAGTGGGGCGGCCGGGTTCTGAGCGGCGGTCCCGCGCTGCGCAGACGCCGGGCCGGCGGTCCCGGCCGATGCGTACGCGTCAGGCGATTGGCACGGCCGCCCGGTTCTGCTAGGGTGAGGCCGTGAAAACCACGGCGTACTTCGAAGCGATTCGGAGGCGCGCCGACCGCTCGGCCATTCGAAACGAATGGATCCAACGCGTCATCGATGCGCCTTTGCGCGAGGTGGTGCAAGCCGACGGCCGCGTTCGGCGCTGGGGAGCTGTGCCAGAGGCGGAGGGCCGATTCCTCCGGGTCGTTCTCTTGGCAGACCGGGAAACGGTTCACAACGCGTTCTTCGATCGAGGATTCACACCATGAAGATTCGGTACTTCACCGACACCGACACGCTGCACATTGAGTTTCGCGACGTACCAGTTGTCGAGACGCGCGACCTTGACGAGAACACGCTGCTCGACCTCGATTCGGACGGTAACATCTGCGCCATCACCGTGGAGCATGCATCGACGCGGGCGCGGATTCCGGAATTCTCCTATGAACAGATCACGGCATAACCTCGCGATGGATCCGACGGCGCGTCATTGAAGAGAGCCGGAATGCGCCGCGGCTCATCGCGCACGTTAGCCGTCCTGAGTGAGCGCAATGCCGAAATCGACATACGCAGAGGCAGTCGACGAGATCCAGAGCACCCTGCGCCCGGTGTTGAAGGCCCAAGGCTTCAAAGTCCGTGGGCGAACATTCAACCGTGTCACGGAGGACGGCCTCACCCAGGTCATCAGTATTCAGATGGGTGCATCGGATCCTCCGGGCACTACGTATATCCCAGGCCTCCGGGAGAACCTGCATGGACTCTTCACCGTCAATCTCGGCGTCTACGTCCCGGAGGTTGCCAGGCATCACGGTGGCGGCGAAGCGAAGTCTTGGGTTCAGGAGTACCACTGCTGCGTGCGTGCGCGTCTCGGTGAAGCCTCTGGAGAAGAACGGGACATCTGGTGGCATGCGCGGGCTGAAGATGCAGTGTTCGAGGACGTTCGGCGCCGCCTCGAACAGGCGGGGCTCCCGTTCCTCAATCGCTACTCAACCCGGCAGAAGATCCTGGCTGAGTGGCAAGATCGATCCGAGAACATGGGCGCCGGCGGTCCGCCGCGGATCGTAATGGCGATCATC comes from Nitrospirota bacterium and encodes:
- a CDS encoding addiction module protein; this translates as MKIEDLEAEALKLDSKGRARLAKRLLKSLDNLTSDEVDEIWAEEAERRADAQDAGTLSARPAADVFRDARARI
- a CDS encoding type II toxin-antitoxin system RelE/ParE family toxin, with the translated sequence MRVTFNELAERELNDGAHYYEHEQPGLGSAFIIDVQRCTEAILAYPLAGSIVRGSIRRRLCQRFPYGLLYTVRQDELRILAVMHLRRRPFYWVGRT
- a CDS encoding DUF1877 family protein, producing the protein MACRGVFFAITREEGDALHGASGNDEALMTLVEDIEEAWDSDNLAECDKAWDAMHRVLTDGRLEYGNGPYPLNHCVLGPRQLHRGDSYIASLVAPEEVREVATALHTLTREWFEARYRTVVPKDYAPEYGEEDLEYTWESFQGVRELYAKAASEGKAILFTVDQ
- a CDS encoding DUF2283 domain-containing protein translates to MKIRYFTDTDTLHIEFRDVPVVETRDLDENTLLDLDSDGNICAITVEHASTRARIPEFSYEQITA
- a CDS encoding DUF4304 domain-containing protein; this encodes MPKSTYAEAVDEIQSTLRPVLKAQGFKVRGRTFNRVTEDGLTQVISIQMGASDPPGTTYIPGLRENLHGLFTVNLGVYVPEVARHHGGGEAKSWVQEYHCCVRARLGEASGEERDIWWHARAEDAVFEDVRRRLEQAGLPFLNRYSTRQKILAEWQDRSENMGAGGPPRIVMAIILAERGRKDEARALLAQQVLETRNPGHPDYVRRLANQLSVGSLDG